One genomic region from Tripterygium wilfordii isolate XIE 37 chromosome 20, ASM1340144v1, whole genome shotgun sequence encodes:
- the LOC119987120 gene encoding protein KINESIN LIGHT CHAIN-RELATED 3-like yields the protein MPGIVMEGVNEEGVVNELNGNSLAGKENSESCKSPQSTSCPHSPQSAGPRHPDAVVEPSIEQLYENVCDMQSSDQSPSRHSFGSDGEESRIDSELHHLVGGERREVEIMEEEVGEKPVDDSQSNSLSNKGNSSVGKKSGNLDDTRSADTKSISSGRSKKAAQLQVESEISSKSSPKGKSPPDKPPINNRNDKNLRKSNTGIGSLKKRRNPPLGALKSQNGTDDLDNPDLGPFLLKQARDLISSGDNAQKALELALRAVKSFEICANGKPSLELVMCLHVTAAIYCSLGQYNEAIPVLQHSLEIPVIEDGQEHTLAKFAGHMQLGDTYAMLGHLENSIMCYTTGLEIQKQALGEMDPRVGETCRYLAEAQVQALHFDEAEKLCQMALDIHRANDSPTSLEEAADRRLMGLICETKGDHEGALEHLVSASMAMVANGQESEVASVDSSIGDTYLSLSRYDEAIFAYQKALTSFKTAKGEHHPTVGSVFIRLADLYNKTGKVKDAKSYCENAIRIYEKPMPGIPPEEIASGLTDIAAIYESMNELELAIGMLQKALKIYNDAPGQQSTIAGIEAQMGVLYYMLGNYSESYSSFNSAISKLRAGGEKKSAFFGIALNQMGLACVQRYAISEAVALFEEARSILEQEYGPYHPDTLGVYSNLAGTYDAIGRLDDAIEILEYVVGMREEKLGTANPEVDDEKRRLAELLKETGRVRSRRARSLETLLDANSHGVNSNGTKV from the exons ATGCCTGGAATTGTTATGGAAGGGGTCAATGAAGAAGGAGTAGTAAACGAATTGAATGGGAATTCTCTAGCTGGTAAAGAAAATTCAGAATCATGCAAGTCTCCCCAAAGCACTTCTTGTCCTCATAGCCCTCAAAGTGCAGGCCCTCGTCACCCTGATGCAGTGGTGGAGCCATCTATTGAGCAGCTGTATGAGAATGTGTGCGACATGCAGAGTTCTGATCAATCACCGTCGAGGCATAGCTTTGGCTCTGATGGTGAAGAGTCTAGGATTGATTCAGAATTGCATCACCTTGTGGGAGGAGAAAGGAGGGAGGTGGAGATAATGGAAGAGGAAGTGGGGGAAAAACCTGTGGATGATAGTCAAAGCAATTCCTTGTCAAACAAAGGAAATTCGTCTGTTGGTAAGAAGTCAGGGAACTTGGACGATACCAGATCTGCAGATACGAAATCCATTTCTTCAGGACGCTCAAAGAAGGCTGCCCAGTTGCAGGTGGAGTCTGAAATATCATCAAAGTCGAGTCCGAAGGGGAAAAGTCCTCCAGACAAACCTCCCATTAATAACCGGAATGATAAAAATTTGAGAAAATCAAACACTGGGATTGGTTCATTGAAGAAACGAAGAAATCCTCCTTTGGGAGCTCTTAAATCACAGAACGGAACAGATGATTTAGATAATCCAGATCTTGGCCCATTTTTACTTAAGCAAGCAAGGGATTTGATTTCGTCTGGGGATAATGCTCAAAAGGCTCTTGAGTTAGCTCTTCGAGCAGTTAAGTCATTTGAAATTTGTGCAAACGGAAAACCCAGTTTAGAATTGGTCATGTGTTTGCATGTTACAGCAGCAATATACTGTAGCTTAGGTCAGTACAATGAGGCTATTCCAGTTCTTCAGCACTCACTTGAGATTCCTGTGATTGAGGATGGCCAAGAGCATACCCTTGCCAAATTCGCTGGACATATGCAATTGGGTGATACCTATGCAATGTTGGGCCACCTTGAGAATTCAATAATGTGTTACACAACAGGACTAGAAATCCAGAAACAAGCTCTTGGAGAAATGGATCCTAGGGTTGGTGAGACCTGTAGATATTTAGCAGAAGCTCAGGTGCAGGCTTTGCATTTTGATGAGGCTGAGAAGCTCTGTCAGATGGCACTTGACATTCATAGAGCGAATGATTCACCCACTTCCCTTGAAGAGGCAGCAGATCGAAGGCTCATGGGTCTTATATGTGAAACAAAGGGAGATCACGAGGGTGCTCTTGAACATCTTGTTTCTGCCAGCATGGCCATGGTCGCTAATGGTCAGGAATCGGAAGTGGCCTCTGTTGATTCCAGCATCGGGGACACATACTTATCTTTGTCTCGCTATGACGAGGCTATTTTTGCTTATCAGAAAGCACTCACGTCTTTTAAGACCGCCAAAGGAGAGCATCATCCAACCGTTGGGTCAGTATTTATTCGTTTGGCTGATTTATATAACAAAACAGGGAAAGTAAAGGATGCAAAGTCATACTGTGAAAATGCTATTCGAATTTATGAAAAGCCCATGCCTGGGATCCCTCCAGAGGAGATTGCAAGTGGTCTTACTGATATTGCAGCTATCTATGAATCAATGAATGAACTTGAGCTGGCAATAGGAATGCTGCAGAAGGCACTGAAGATATATAATGATGCACCTGGTCAGCAAAGCACAATTGCTGGAATTGAAGCCCAAATGGGTGTCTTGTACTACATGCTGGGGAATTACTCTGAATCTTATAGTTCCTTTaatagtgcaatttcaaagctccGTGCAGGGGGTGAAAAAAAATCTGCCTTTTTTGGCATTGCTCTTAACCAAATGGGGCTTGCTTGCGTACAGCGTTATGCAATAAGTGAGGCCGTAGCATTGTTCGAAGAAGCCAGGAGTATTTTGGAGCAAGAGTACGGACCATATCACCCTGACACTCTTGGGGTATACAGCAATCTTGCTGGAACCTATGATGCAATTGGCAG GCTGGATGATGCAATTGAAATCTTGGAGTATGTTGTTGGGATGAGGGAAGAGAAGCTAGGGACAGCAAATCCTGAAGTTGATGACGAAAAAAGAAGGTTGGCCGAGTTATTGAAAGAAACAGGGAGAGTTCGAAGCCGAAGGGCCAGATCACTAGAGACCCTCCTTGACGCTAATTCTCATGGTGTAAACAGCAATGGCACTAAGGTATAA
- the LOC119986786 gene encoding serine/threonine/tyrosine-protein kinase HT1-like: MKNFQWFKQISNNGKIKRRLSLGEYNRAVSWSKYLVSSGAAIRGEGEEEWSADMSQLLIGNKFASGRHSRIYRGIYKHRDVAIKLISQPEEDEDLAAMLDGQFTSEVALLFRLRHPNIITFIAACKKPPVFCIITEYLAGGSLRKYLHHQEPNSVPLNLVLKLALDIARGMQYLHSQGVLHRDLKSENLLLDEYMCVKVADFGISCLESQCGSAKGFTGTYRWMAPEMIKEKHHTKKVDVYSFGIVLWELLTAMIPFDDMTPEQAAFAVSHKNARPPLPPACPMAFRHLINRCWSSNVDRRPHFDEIVSLLEFYAESLEEDPDFFSIYKPSSDLTISRCLPTCIAGGSSFFKSLEQ, encoded by the exons ATGAAGAATTTTCAGTGGTTTAAACAAATCTCCAACAATGGAAAAATCAAGAGGCGGCTCTCACTGGGAGAGTACAACAGAGCAGTTTCTTGGTCCAAATATTTGGTGTCATCAGGAGCTGCGATTAGGGGAGAAGGAGAGGAGGAGTGGAGTGCAGATATGTCCCAATTGTTAATAGGAAATAAGTTTGCATCTGGAAGGCATAGTAGGATCTATAGAGGGATATACAAACATAGAGATGTTGCGATTAAGCTTATAAGCCAGCCTGAGGAGGATGAAGACTTGGCTGCTATGCTTGATGGACAATTCACTTCAGAGGTGGCCTTGTTGTTTCGGTTGCGGCATCCCAATATCATCACT TTTATTGCAGCTTGTAAGAAACCTCCCGTGTTTTGTATAATCACCGAGTATTTGGCTGGAGGCTCATTGCGAAAATACCTCCACCACCAAGAGCCAAATTCCGTTCCACTCAACCTTGTTCTGAAGTTAGCTCTTGACATTGCCCGTGGTATGCAATATCTTCATTCACAAGGGGTACTTCATAGGGACCTAAAATCAGAAAATCTACTGCTTGatgaatatatgtgtgtgaagGTGGCTGATTTTGGTATCTCATGCTTGGAATCTCAATGTGGTAGTGCAAAGGGATTCACAGGAACATATCGTTGGATGGCTCCTGAAATGATCAAAGAGAAGCACCATACCAAGAAAGTTGATGTTTACAGTTTTGGCATAGTGTTGTGGGAGCTTTTAACCGCAATGATCCCGTTCGACGACATGACTCCAGAACAGGCTGCATTTGCAGTCTCTCATAAG AATGCAAGACCACCATTACCTCCAGCATGTCCGATGGCATTTCGTCATCTCATTAACCGGTGTTGGTCAAGCAATGTGGATAGGCGACCACATTTTGATGAGATAGTTTCCCTTTTGGAATTTTATGCTGAATCCCTGGAGGAGGATCCTGATTTCTTTTCCATCTACAAACCTTCCTCAGATCTCACAATCTCGCGATGCTTACCAACGTGTATTGCCGGCGGGTCTAGCTTCTTCAAAAGCCTAGAACAATGA